The following proteins are co-located in the Vallicoccus soli genome:
- a CDS encoding ABC transporter ATP-binding protein has protein sequence MASIEMRNIVKKYGDGFPAVNDVSLDIADGEFVILVGPSGCGKSTLLRMIVGLEDITSGDMVIGGKRVNDKAPRDRNLSMVFQNYALYPHLSVFENIAFPLRLAKLPDDEVRRRVNEAADVLELHEHLERKPANLSGGQRQRVAMGRAIVRQAEAFLFDEPLSNLDAKLRGQMRTEISRLQRRLGITTVYVTHDQTEAMTLGDRVAVLRKGVLQQVASPRELYEQPVNLFVAGFIGSPPMNFLPATLDGTRLSTPFGPIDMAGRKGAEKLQGKELLLVGIRPEYFEDASLVDPAKRDVGTTFRAPVDVTEWLGDQQYAYIPFEAPEAVRTQLRDLSRELDSDQLRTQAIVSIDATSRLREGREAEFWLDTRKVHVFDPATGENLTRDAEAGAELTRMVAEEREEQLDEAQGGGGRDVDLRERADGRTGSAASGGATAI, from the coding sequence ATGGCTTCCATCGAGATGCGCAACATCGTCAAGAAGTACGGCGACGGGTTCCCGGCCGTGAACGACGTCAGCCTCGACATCGCCGACGGGGAGTTCGTCATCCTCGTCGGCCCGTCCGGCTGCGGGAAGTCCACGCTGCTGCGGATGATCGTCGGGCTGGAGGACATCACCTCCGGCGACATGGTCATCGGCGGCAAGCGCGTCAACGACAAGGCCCCGCGCGACCGCAACCTGTCGATGGTGTTCCAGAACTACGCCCTCTACCCGCACCTGTCGGTCTTCGAGAACATCGCCTTCCCGCTGCGCCTGGCCAAGCTGCCCGACGACGAGGTGCGCCGCCGGGTCAACGAGGCCGCCGACGTCCTCGAGCTGCACGAGCACCTCGAGCGCAAGCCGGCCAACCTCTCCGGGGGCCAGCGCCAGCGCGTGGCCATGGGGCGGGCCATCGTGCGCCAGGCCGAGGCGTTCCTCTTCGACGAGCCGCTGTCCAACCTCGACGCCAAGCTGCGCGGCCAGATGCGCACGGAGATCTCGCGCCTGCAGCGCCGGCTCGGCATCACCACGGTGTACGTCACGCACGACCAGACCGAGGCGATGACCCTCGGGGACCGGGTCGCCGTGCTCCGCAAGGGCGTCCTGCAGCAGGTCGCGTCGCCGCGCGAGCTGTACGAGCAGCCGGTGAACCTCTTCGTCGCCGGCTTCATCGGCTCGCCGCCGATGAACTTCCTCCCCGCCACGCTGGACGGGACCCGGCTGTCCACCCCGTTCGGCCCGATCGACATGGCCGGGCGCAAGGGCGCGGAGAAGCTGCAGGGCAAGGAGCTGCTGCTCGTGGGCATCCGGCCGGAGTACTTCGAGGACGCCTCGCTCGTCGACCCGGCCAAGCGGGACGTCGGCACGACGTTCCGGGCGCCGGTCGACGTCACCGAGTGGCTGGGCGACCAGCAGTACGCCTACATCCCCTTCGAGGCGCCCGAGGCCGTGCGCACCCAGCTGCGCGACCTGTCCCGCGAGCTCGACAGCGACCAGCTGCGCACCCAGGCGATCGTGTCCATCGACGCGACGAGCCGGCTGCGCGAGGGGCGCGAGGCGGAGTTCTGGCTCGACACCCGCAAGGTGCACGTCTTCGACCCGGCCACGGGCGAGAACCTCACCCGCGACGCCGAGGCGGGCGCCGAGCTGACCCGGATGGTCGCCGAGGAGCGCGAGGAGCAGCTCGACGAGGCGCAGGGCGGCGGCGGGCGCGACGTCGACCTGCGCGAGCGGGCGGACGGGCGCACCGGCTCGGCCGCGTCGGGCGGGGCCACCGCGATCTGA
- a CDS encoding 4-hydroxy-3-methylbut-2-enyl diphosphate reductase, protein MTTSATTSAPTPATTGRRVLLAAPRGYCAGVDRAVVTVEKALELHGAPVYVRKQIVHNRHVVETLEARGAVFVDETDEVPEGALVIFSAHGVAPVVHDEARSRGLRTIDATCPLVTKVHHEARRFAAEDVDILLIGHEGHEEVIGTSGEAPEHIHLVDGPDDVPNVQVRDPERVAWLSQTTLSVDETMETVRRLRERFPALQDPPSDDICYATQNRQVAVKDIAAQSDLVIVVGSGNSSNSVRLVEVALEAGAGASYRVDKASEIDPATLEGVRTVGVTSGASVPEVLVRGVLELLAEHGFGQVEEVVSAKESLLFALPPELRRDLRAAGAASGRAAEPAPTA, encoded by the coding sequence ATGACGACGAGCGCCACGACCAGCGCCCCGACGCCCGCCACCACCGGGCGGCGCGTCCTGCTCGCGGCGCCCCGCGGCTACTGCGCCGGGGTCGACCGCGCCGTCGTGACGGTCGAGAAGGCGCTCGAGCTGCACGGCGCGCCGGTCTACGTGCGCAAGCAGATCGTCCACAACCGCCACGTCGTCGAGACGCTCGAGGCGCGCGGCGCGGTGTTCGTCGACGAGACCGACGAGGTGCCCGAGGGCGCGCTCGTCATCTTCTCGGCGCACGGCGTGGCCCCGGTGGTGCACGACGAGGCGCGCAGCCGCGGCCTGCGCACCATCGACGCGACCTGCCCGCTGGTGACGAAGGTGCACCACGAGGCGCGGCGCTTCGCCGCCGAGGACGTCGACATCCTGCTCATCGGCCACGAGGGCCACGAGGAGGTCATCGGCACCAGCGGCGAGGCGCCCGAGCACATCCACCTCGTCGACGGCCCCGACGACGTGCCGAACGTGCAGGTGCGCGACCCCGAGCGCGTCGCCTGGCTGTCGCAGACCACCCTCAGCGTCGACGAGACGATGGAGACGGTGCGCCGGCTGCGCGAGCGCTTCCCCGCGCTGCAGGACCCGCCCAGCGACGACATCTGCTACGCGACCCAGAACCGGCAGGTCGCCGTCAAGGACATCGCCGCGCAGAGCGACCTCGTCATCGTCGTCGGCTCGGGCAACTCCTCGAACTCCGTGCGGCTCGTCGAGGTCGCCCTCGAGGCGGGCGCCGGGGCGTCGTACCGGGTGGACAAGGCCTCGGAGATCGACCCGGCCACGCTCGAGGGCGTGCGGACCGTGGGCGTCACGAGCGGCGCCTCGGTGCCGGAGGTCCTCGTGCGCGGCGTGCTCGAGCTGCTCGCCGAGCACGGCTTCGGCCAGGTCGAGGAGGTCGTGTCGGCGAAGGAGAGCCTGCTCTTCGCCCTGCCCCCGGAGCTGCGCCGCGACCTGCGCGCCGCCGGCGCCGCGTCCGGGCGCGCCGCCGAGCCCGCCCCCACCGCCTGA
- a CDS encoding DUF1707 SHOCT-like domain-containing protein, with the protein MSEDVPGAGATPPRRPPLRISDRDREVVADALREAYAEGRLTYEEHDERLGRVWQARTAADLEPLVEDLPVGGGVVPRDDGAGPSRGAAAGPGLPVPPPPPAAQPGGHGMHGVHGLPALPGGSGLALLSESTVRPPAGSREAAGAAVLGNLKVDLRDALGEGATGTFRLTVNALLGSAEVVVPLGVEVRVGGTAVAGSRQLHGPTGGRPGGPVLVVDGVALLGSVDVRRVRAED; encoded by the coding sequence ATGAGCGAGGACGTCCCCGGCGCCGGGGCGACACCGCCGCGGCGCCCGCCGCTGCGCATCTCCGACCGCGACCGGGAGGTCGTGGCCGACGCGCTGCGCGAGGCGTACGCCGAGGGCCGGCTGACCTACGAGGAGCACGACGAGCGGCTCGGCCGGGTGTGGCAGGCGCGCACCGCCGCCGACCTCGAGCCGCTCGTCGAGGACCTGCCCGTGGGCGGCGGCGTCGTGCCGCGCGACGACGGCGCCGGGCCGTCGCGCGGTGCCGCGGCCGGGCCGGGGCTGCCGGTCCCGCCGCCGCCCCCCGCCGCGCAGCCCGGGGGCCACGGGATGCACGGGGTGCACGGGCTGCCCGCCCTGCCCGGCGGCTCCGGCCTGGCGCTGCTCTCGGAGTCCACGGTCCGCCCGCCGGCGGGCAGCCGGGAGGCGGCCGGCGCGGCCGTGCTCGGCAACCTCAAGGTCGACCTGCGCGACGCCCTCGGCGAGGGCGCCACGGGCACCTTCCGGCTCACCGTCAACGCCCTGCTGGGCAGCGCGGAGGTCGTCGTGCCGCTGGGCGTCGAGGTGCGCGTGGGCGGGACCGCCGTGGCCGGGTCGCGGCAGCTGCACGGCCCCACCGGCGGCCGGCCCGGCGGCCCGGTGCTCGTCGTCGACGGCGTGGCGCTGCTCGGCAGCGTGGACGTGCGCCGGGTGCGCGCGGAGGACTGA
- a CDS encoding carbohydrate kinase family protein yields MTVTVVGEALVDLVRRTDGTEVAHPGGSPANVAVGLARLGCPVELVTRYADDAHGALVDAHLRGNGVRLGPGTTGAPATSVAAATLDADGTASYDFSLAWDLGDGTPGLADGTTCLHTGSIGATLEPGAAAVRRMVAAARGRATVSYDPNARPALMGAPERAREQVEALVAQSDVVKVSDEDLAWLRPGEPYDAVATGWLGLGPALVVVTRGADGPWAVAASGVVQRPAVRVDVVDTVGAGDAFMAGLLDGLHRRELLGPAAAERLRALDPEALTALLDEAALVAAMTVARPGADPPTREEVAARRAGGA; encoded by the coding sequence ATGACGGTGACCGTCGTCGGCGAGGCGCTCGTCGACCTGGTCCGGCGCACCGACGGCACCGAGGTGGCGCACCCCGGCGGCAGCCCCGCCAACGTCGCGGTGGGCCTGGCCCGGCTCGGCTGCCCGGTGGAGCTGGTGACGCGCTACGCCGACGACGCGCACGGCGCCCTCGTCGACGCGCACCTGCGGGGCAACGGCGTGCGCCTCGGCCCCGGCACGACGGGCGCGCCGGCCACGAGCGTGGCCGCGGCGACCCTCGACGCCGACGGCACGGCCTCGTACGACTTCTCGCTCGCCTGGGACCTCGGCGACGGCACCCCCGGCCTGGCCGACGGCACCACCTGCCTGCACACCGGCTCGATCGGCGCGACGCTCGAGCCCGGCGCCGCGGCGGTGCGCCGCATGGTCGCGGCCGCGCGCGGGCGGGCGACGGTGTCGTACGACCCCAACGCACGCCCGGCCCTCATGGGCGCGCCGGAGCGGGCGCGCGAGCAGGTCGAGGCGCTCGTCGCGCAGAGCGACGTGGTGAAGGTCAGCGACGAGGACCTCGCGTGGCTGCGCCCGGGCGAGCCGTACGACGCGGTGGCCACGGGCTGGCTCGGCCTCGGACCGGCGCTGGTCGTCGTGACCCGCGGGGCCGACGGCCCCTGGGCGGTCGCGGCGAGCGGGGTGGTGCAGCGCCCGGCGGTGCGGGTCGACGTCGTCGACACGGTCGGCGCCGGCGACGCGTTCATGGCCGGGCTGCTCGACGGGCTGCACCGGCGCGAGCTGCTCGGGCCGGCGGCCGCCGAGCGCCTGCGCGCCCTCGACCCGGAGGCGCTCACCGCGCTGCTCGACGAGGCCGCCCTCGTCGCGGCGATGACCGTCGCCCGCCCGGGCGCCGACCCACCGACCCGCGAGGAGGTCGCGGCCCGCCGGGCGGGCGGCGCCTGA
- a CDS encoding glycoside hydrolase family 13 protein → MGGRERPWWRDAVVYEVYLRSFQDSDDDGQGDVEGLRRRLPYLADLGVDALWVTPWYPSPLADGGYDVADYRDVHPDLGTLQDVERLLDEAHALGLRVVVDLVANHTSQEHPWFREALAGGPGSPARARYFFRDGCAGGAEPPNDWISAFGGPAWTRVTEPDGRPGQWYLHLFAPEQPDLDWTDPRVGEDFDEVLRFWLDRGVDGVRVDAAPAMAKVPGLPDAGHAPGALFESTRWVGNPHWDVDAVHEVLRRWRRVGDGYDGDRVFVAEAVVNGPERLARYLRPDEMHTAFNFDFLHCPWEPAALRDVVDRTLAALAPVGAPATWVLSSHDETRHATRFGRGRTGAAAMGFDAGEASDPELGLARARAALLLLLALPGGAYLYQGEELGLPEVEDLPEDVLQDPTFRRSGGTARGRDGCRVPLPWSGDAPPFGFSSPGVRPWLPQPPAWRGLTVEAQERDPGSTLRLYRSALRLRRGLAALHEEPLAWAGDEGGRALVLDRGPGLRCLVDFSGAPRRLPGDREVLLSSAPVRDGVLAPHAAAWLGPAAG, encoded by the coding sequence GTGGGCGGGCGGGAGCGGCCCTGGTGGCGCGACGCGGTGGTCTACGAGGTCTACCTGCGCAGCTTCCAGGACTCCGACGACGACGGGCAGGGCGACGTCGAGGGGCTGCGGCGGCGCCTGCCGTACCTCGCCGACCTCGGGGTGGACGCCCTCTGGGTAACCCCCTGGTACCCCTCGCCGCTGGCCGACGGCGGGTACGACGTCGCGGACTACCGCGACGTGCACCCCGACCTCGGCACGCTGCAGGACGTCGAGCGCCTGCTCGACGAGGCGCACGCGCTCGGGCTGCGGGTCGTCGTCGACCTCGTCGCGAACCACACCTCGCAGGAGCACCCCTGGTTCCGCGAGGCGCTGGCGGGCGGGCCGGGCTCCCCGGCGCGGGCGCGGTACTTCTTCCGCGACGGGTGCGCGGGCGGGGCGGAGCCGCCGAACGACTGGATCAGCGCGTTCGGCGGCCCGGCCTGGACCCGGGTCACCGAGCCGGACGGGCGCCCGGGGCAGTGGTACCTGCACCTGTTCGCCCCCGAGCAGCCCGACCTGGACTGGACCGACCCGCGGGTGGGCGAGGACTTCGACGAGGTGCTGCGCTTCTGGCTGGACCGCGGCGTCGACGGCGTCCGGGTCGACGCGGCGCCCGCGATGGCCAAGGTCCCGGGGCTGCCCGACGCGGGGCACGCGCCCGGCGCGCTCTTCGAGTCGACGCGCTGGGTCGGCAACCCGCACTGGGACGTGGACGCGGTGCACGAGGTCCTGCGCCGGTGGCGGCGGGTCGGCGACGGGTACGACGGCGACCGGGTCTTCGTCGCCGAGGCCGTCGTCAACGGGCCCGAGCGGCTCGCCCGGTACCTGCGCCCCGACGAGATGCACACCGCCTTCAACTTCGACTTCCTGCACTGCCCCTGGGAGCCGGCTGCGCTGCGCGACGTCGTCGACCGGACCCTGGCCGCGCTCGCGCCGGTCGGCGCCCCGGCGACGTGGGTGCTGTCGAGCCACGACGAGACCCGCCACGCCACCCGCTTCGGGCGCGGGCGCACCGGCGCGGCGGCGATGGGCTTCGACGCGGGGGAGGCCTCGGACCCGGAGCTGGGGCTGGCCCGCGCCCGGGCCGCGCTGCTGCTCCTGCTGGCCCTGCCCGGCGGGGCGTACCTCTACCAGGGCGAGGAGCTGGGGCTGCCCGAGGTCGAGGACCTGCCGGAGGACGTGCTGCAGGACCCGACCTTCCGCCGCTCGGGCGGCACGGCGAGGGGCCGGGACGGCTGCCGCGTGCCGCTGCCGTGGTCCGGGGACGCCCCGCCCTTCGGCTTCTCCTCCCCGGGCGTGCGCCCGTGGCTGCCCCAGCCGCCCGCCTGGCGGGGGCTCACCGTCGAGGCGCAGGAGAGGGACCCCGGCTCGACGCTGCGGCTCTACCGGTCCGCGCTGCGGCTGCGCCGCGGGCTGGCGGCGCTGCACGAGGAGCCGCTGGCCTGGGCGGGGGACGAGGGGGGCAGGGCGCTGGTGCTGGACCGCGGCCCGGGCCTGCGCTGCCTCGTCGACTTCTCCGGCGCGCCCCGCCGGCTGCCGGGGGACCGGGAGGTGCTGCTCAGCAGCGCGCCGGTGCGCGACGGCGTGCTGGCGCCGCACGCCGCCGCGTGGCTGGGGCCGGCGGCGGGCTGA
- the xseA gene encoding exodeoxyribonuclease VII large subunit translates to MSAPAAAPRPPSSPEAPWPVRTVSQKILQWVSRLGDVWVEGQVTQVSRRPGAGTVFLTLRDPAADVSMTVTCPPRVLDALGAPLLDGATVVVHARPSYWMGRGTLSLAADEVRPVGVGQLLARLEQLKRVLTQEGLFEPARKRTLPFLPRRVGLVCGRASAAERDVVENARRRWPSVRFEVREVAVQGVNAVTEVGRALAELDGHDEVDVIVVTRGGGSLEDLLPFSNEALVRAVAACRTPVVSAIGHEVDTPLLDLVADARASTPTDAAKRVVPDVREERARVEHARERLLRAVVGGLERERARLDALRSRPVLADPASGLDRREEQVLALRDRARRCTAARLDAAVDDLAHTRARVRALSPLATLERGYAVVQAADGSVLRRPQDAADGAPLRLRLAGGDLAAVARRG, encoded by the coding sequence ATGAGCGCTCCCGCGGCGGCGCCGCGGCCGCCCTCCTCCCCCGAGGCGCCCTGGCCGGTGCGCACGGTGTCGCAGAAGATCCTGCAGTGGGTCTCCCGGCTCGGCGACGTCTGGGTCGAGGGGCAGGTGACGCAGGTGAGCCGCCGCCCGGGCGCGGGCACCGTCTTCCTCACCCTGCGCGACCCGGCCGCGGACGTGTCGATGACGGTGACCTGCCCGCCGCGCGTGCTCGACGCCCTGGGGGCGCCGCTGCTGGACGGCGCGACGGTCGTGGTGCACGCCCGGCCGAGCTACTGGATGGGCCGCGGCACGCTGTCGCTCGCCGCCGACGAGGTGCGCCCGGTGGGGGTCGGCCAGCTCCTCGCCCGGCTCGAGCAGCTCAAGCGCGTGCTGACCCAGGAGGGCCTGTTCGAGCCCGCCCGCAAGCGCACGCTGCCGTTCCTGCCGCGCCGGGTCGGCCTGGTCTGCGGGCGCGCCTCGGCGGCCGAGCGCGACGTCGTCGAGAACGCGCGGCGGCGCTGGCCGTCCGTGCGGTTCGAGGTCCGCGAGGTGGCGGTGCAGGGCGTGAACGCCGTGACCGAGGTGGGCCGGGCGCTGGCCGAGCTCGACGGGCACGACGAGGTCGACGTCATCGTCGTGACCCGCGGGGGCGGCTCGCTGGAGGACCTGCTGCCGTTCAGCAACGAGGCGCTGGTGCGCGCCGTGGCGGCCTGCCGCACGCCCGTGGTCTCCGCGATCGGCCACGAGGTCGACACCCCGCTGCTCGACCTCGTCGCCGACGCGCGCGCGTCCACGCCCACCGACGCGGCGAAGCGGGTGGTGCCGGACGTGCGCGAGGAGCGGGCCCGCGTGGAGCACGCCCGGGAGCGGCTGCTGCGGGCCGTCGTCGGCGGGCTCGAGCGGGAGCGGGCGCGGCTCGACGCCCTGCGCTCGCGACCGGTGCTCGCCGACCCGGCCAGCGGGCTCGACCGGCGCGAGGAGCAGGTGCTCGCCCTGCGCGACCGCGCGCGCCGCTGCACCGCGGCCCGGCTCGACGCCGCGGTCGACGACCTCGCGCACACCCGTGCGCGGGTCCGGGCGCTGTCCCCGCTGGCGACGCTCGAGCGCGGGTACGCCGTCGTGCAGGCCGCCGACGGCAGCGTCCTGCGCCGGCCGCAGGACGCCGCGGACGGTGCGCCGCTGCGGCTGCGCCTCGCCGGCGGCGACCTCGCGGCCGTGGCGCGCCGGGGCTGA
- the glpX gene encoding class II fructose-bisphosphatase → MSDATDLPTELKVGREAPDRNLALELVRVTEAAAMAGGRWVGRGDKNGADGAAVNAMRQLITTVSMAGVVVIGEGEKDDAPMLFNGERVGDGRGPDCDVAVDPIDGTTLTAKGMPDAISVMAVAERGSMYDPSAVFYMEKLVTGPAAAGVVDIREPAAENIRRVADALGEAPDDVTVCVLDRPRHRDLVEEVRATGARIKFISDGDVAGAILAARDGTGVDLLLGVGGTPEGVITACAVKCLGGTIQGRLWPRDDDERRKALDAGHDLDRVLHTDDLVRSDNVFFVATGITDGELLDGVRYRGGSAVTESIVMRSKSGTIRTIRSEHALSKLRAYSAIDFEHAR, encoded by the coding sequence ATGAGCGACGCCACCGACCTGCCGACGGAGCTCAAGGTGGGGCGGGAGGCGCCGGACCGCAACCTCGCGCTCGAGCTCGTGCGCGTCACCGAGGCCGCGGCCATGGCCGGCGGGCGCTGGGTCGGCCGCGGCGACAAGAACGGCGCCGACGGCGCGGCGGTCAACGCGATGCGCCAGCTCATCACCACCGTCTCCATGGCCGGCGTCGTCGTCATCGGCGAGGGTGAGAAGGACGACGCGCCGATGCTCTTCAACGGCGAGCGCGTCGGCGACGGGCGCGGCCCGGACTGCGACGTGGCCGTCGACCCCATCGACGGCACCACGCTGACCGCCAAGGGGATGCCCGACGCCATCAGCGTCATGGCGGTGGCCGAGCGCGGGTCGATGTACGACCCCTCGGCCGTGTTCTACATGGAGAAGCTCGTCACCGGCCCGGCCGCCGCGGGCGTGGTCGACATCCGCGAGCCCGCCGCGGAGAACATCCGCCGCGTCGCCGACGCGCTGGGCGAGGCGCCCGACGACGTCACGGTGTGCGTGCTCGACCGGCCGCGGCACCGGGACCTCGTCGAGGAGGTGCGCGCGACCGGGGCGCGCATCAAGTTCATCAGCGACGGCGACGTCGCCGGCGCGATCCTCGCCGCCCGCGACGGCACCGGCGTGGACCTGCTCCTCGGCGTCGGCGGCACGCCCGAGGGCGTCATCACCGCCTGCGCCGTGAAGTGCCTCGGCGGCACGATCCAGGGCCGGCTGTGGCCGCGCGACGACGACGAGCGCCGCAAGGCGCTCGACGCGGGGCACGACCTCGACCGCGTGCTGCACACCGACGACCTGGTCCGCAGCGACAACGTCTTCTTCGTCGCCACCGGCATCACCGACGGCGAGCTGCTCGACGGGGTGCGCTACCGCGGCGGCTCGGCCGTCACGGAGTCCATCGTCATGCGCTCCAAGAGCGGCACCATCCGCACCATCCGGTCCGAGCACGCGCTGAGCAAGCTGCGCGCGTACTCCGCTATCGACTTCGAGCACGCCCGATGA
- a CDS encoding carbohydrate ABC transporter permease — MSTRERNLWLVAGLVIVVYALFPVAWIVSLSLKAPADIANGQFLPTDFSWTNYEQILSGSASDLFLPALRNSFGICLIATFISCVLAMFAAYAIARLDFPGKKVILSTALAVAIFPVISIVTPLFNLWRQVGLYDTWPGLIIPYLSLTLPISIWTLSAFFREIPWEMEQAAQVDGATTWQAFRKVIVPLAAPGVFTTAIIAFFIAWNDFVYGIVLTSTEAARPVPAALGLFSGASQFEDPNGPIAAAAVVVTIPVVVLVLLFQRRIVAGLTNGAVKG, encoded by the coding sequence ATGTCCACGCGGGAGCGGAACCTCTGGCTCGTCGCGGGCCTCGTCATCGTCGTCTACGCGCTCTTCCCGGTGGCGTGGATCGTCTCGCTGTCGCTCAAGGCGCCGGCCGACATCGCCAACGGGCAGTTCCTGCCCACGGACTTCTCGTGGACCAACTACGAGCAGATCCTCAGCGGCTCGGCGAGCGACCTGTTCCTGCCGGCGCTGCGCAACTCGTTCGGCATCTGCCTCATCGCCACGTTCATCTCGTGCGTGCTCGCGATGTTCGCGGCGTACGCCATCGCCCGGCTCGACTTCCCGGGCAAGAAGGTCATCCTCTCGACCGCCCTCGCGGTCGCGATCTTCCCGGTCATCTCCATCGTGACGCCGCTGTTCAACCTGTGGCGGCAGGTCGGGCTGTACGACACCTGGCCCGGGCTCATCATCCCGTACCTCTCGCTGACGCTGCCCATCTCGATCTGGACCCTGTCGGCGTTCTTCCGGGAGATCCCCTGGGAGATGGAGCAGGCCGCGCAGGTGGACGGCGCCACGACCTGGCAGGCGTTCCGCAAGGTCATCGTCCCGCTGGCCGCCCCCGGCGTCTTCACGACCGCGATCATCGCGTTCTTCATCGCGTGGAACGACTTCGTCTACGGCATCGTGCTGACCTCGACGGAGGCGGCCCGCCCGGTGCCCGCCGCGCTGGGGCTCTTCTCCGGCGCCTCGCAGTTCGAGGACCCGAACGGCCCGATCGCCGCCGCGGCCGTCGTGGTCACCATCCCGGTCGTCGTGCTCGTCCTGCTCTTCCAGCGGCGCATCGTCGCCGGCCTCACCAACGGCGCCGTCAAGGGCTGA
- a CDS encoding DUF4245 domain-containing protein, with the protein MSEPGGPAAPVDPAGGPAPRAGAPGGGATAARAPQRRVRGGGTVGDMVRSLALILGIVAVVLVLVPRPSGETVRTVDWRPVAQQAAGSATYDVLVPAGLPEDWRSTSARVDRAPGEGGSVAWTIGFVTPEDDYAATGQSDGDAAVFVEDLTKQGAATGTVEVGGATWERRERDLAGEPRRSLVRELDGSTVLVTGTASWAELEVLAGSLRPQA; encoded by the coding sequence ATGAGCGAGCCCGGCGGCCCGGCCGCCCCCGTCGACCCGGCCGGCGGGCCGGCCCCGCGGGCGGGCGCGCCCGGGGGGGGTGCCACCGCGGCCCGCGCCCCGCAGCGCCGGGTCCGCGGCGGTGGCACGGTCGGCGACATGGTGCGCTCGCTCGCGCTCATCCTCGGCATCGTCGCCGTCGTGCTCGTGCTCGTGCCCCGCCCGAGCGGGGAGACCGTGCGCACCGTCGACTGGCGCCCCGTGGCGCAGCAGGCGGCGGGGTCGGCGACGTACGACGTCCTCGTCCCCGCGGGCCTGCCCGAGGACTGGCGCTCGACGAGCGCCCGGGTGGACCGCGCCCCCGGCGAGGGCGGCAGCGTCGCCTGGACGATCGGGTTCGTCACGCCGGAGGACGACTACGCCGCGACCGGGCAGTCCGACGGCGACGCGGCGGTCTTCGTCGAGGACCTGACCAAGCAGGGCGCCGCGACGGGCACGGTCGAGGTCGGCGGCGCGACGTGGGAGCGCCGCGAGCGCGACCTCGCCGGCGAGCCGCGCCGCTCGCTGGTGCGCGAGCTCGACGGCTCGACCGTGCTCGTCACCGGCACCGCCTCCTGGGCCGAGCTCGAGGTCCTCGCCGGGTCGCTGCGCCCGCAGGCCTGA
- a CDS encoding exodeoxyribonuclease VII small subunit has protein sequence MTQGADAQQGQQGQGQQGQQGQQGPLGYERARDELAEVVRRLEAGGTTLEESLALWERGEELARTCQAWLDGARERLDAARARTDGAPADDDADGTGPRGAEDA, from the coding sequence GTGACGCAGGGGGCCGACGCGCAGCAGGGGCAGCAGGGGCAGGGCCAGCAGGGGCAGCAGGGGCAGCAGGGCCCGCTCGGCTACGAGCGGGCGCGCGACGAGCTCGCCGAGGTCGTGCGCCGGCTCGAGGCCGGCGGGACGACGCTGGAGGAGTCGCTGGCCCTCTGGGAGCGGGGCGAGGAGCTGGCCCGCACCTGCCAGGCCTGGCTCGACGGGGCGCGCGAGCGCCTCGACGCGGCCCGGGCCCGCACCGACGGCGCGCCGGCGGACGACGACGCCGACGGCACCGGGCCCCGGGGCGCCGAGGACGCCTGA